The following are from one region of the Salvia hispanica cultivar TCC Black 2014 chromosome 1, UniMelb_Shisp_WGS_1.0, whole genome shotgun sequence genome:
- the LOC125218320 gene encoding probable carbohydrate esterase At4g34215, whose protein sequence is MFLLIFSLLLASPAAAAADNAAGPKSIFLLAGQSNMSGRGGVINDTWDGVVPSQCRPDPMILRLNAALAWEEAREALHRDIDAEKTCGVGPGMPFAHLARRRDPGIGVIGLVPCAIGGTNISEWRRGGRLYGQLMARAQAAVLGGGGLIRAVLWYQGESDTTSHEDARLYKRRLERLFTDIRSDLLSPVLPVIQVALASGSGPYVDVIRKAQLELELPNLRCVDAKGLDLEPDGLHLSTRAQVRLGHMLADAFLGITAPLPVQSSGAHRRCNNFFLDLFLRWIR, encoded by the exons ATGTTTCTCCTCATCTTCTCCCTTCTTTTAGCCTCTCCGGCCGCCGCCGCGGCCGACAATGCCGCGGGGCCGAAGAGCATATTCCTCCTCGCCGGCCAGAGCAACATGTCCGGCCGCGGCGGCGTCATCAACGACACGTGGGACGGCGTCGTGCCGTCCCAGTGCCGCCCCGACCCGATGATCCTCCGCCTCAACGCGGCTCTCGCGTGGGAGGAGGCCCGGGAGGCCCTCCACCGGGACATCGACGCCGAGAAGACCTGCGGCGTCGGCCCCGGGATGCCGTTCGCGCACTTGGCGCGGCGGAGGGATCCCGGGATCGGGGTCATCGGGTTGGTCCCCTGTGCCATTGGAGGGACCAACATTAGCGAGTGGAGGCGCGGCGGCCGCCTCTACGGCCAGTTGATGGCCCGGGCCCAGGCCGCCGTGCTAGGCGGCGGAGGGCTGATTCGGGCGGTTTTATGGTACCAAGGCGAGTCCGACACCACAAGTCACGAGGATGCTAGGTTGTATAAGAGGAGATTGGAGAGGCTTTTTACCGATATCCGGTCGGATTTGCTTTCACCGGTGCTTCCGGTGATCCAG GTGGCGCTAGCATCGGGGTCCGGACCCTATGTCGATGTGATAAGAAAAGCTCAGCTCGAACTCGAACTCCCAAACTTGAGATGTGTAGATGCCAAGGGATTGGATCTCGAGCCGGACGGGCTCCATCTCTCGACCAGAGCCCAAGTCCGGCTTGGGCATATGCTCGCCGACGCCTTCCTCGGGATTACGGCTCCTCTACCCGTTCAAAGCAGTGGTGCTCACCGGAGGTGCAACAATTTTTTCCTTGACCTCTTTCTTAGATGGATTAGGTAG
- the LOC125201536 gene encoding probable carbohydrate esterase At4g34215, with protein MNPIGWLTILCCSTFVTCLDQPQNVFILAGQSNMAGRGGLINGAWDQKVPAECQPSPKILRFNGKLAWEEAHDPLHVDIDHKVSGIGPGMSFANTLLAKDPTIGVIGLVPCAVGGTKIGEWEKGMKLYNDMIDRTKASLKDGGALRALLWYQGESDTKFLQDTESYKAKFEKFIADVRADLQMPTLPVVQVLVTSGDGKFVEEMRANQQAIKVANLKQVDSKGLELIFDNVHLSTVGAIKLGQMLADAFLQF; from the exons ATGAATCCCATTGGTTGGTTAACCATTTTGTGTTGCTCAACATTTGTGACATGCCTTGACCAACCCCAAAACGTGTTCATATTGGCCGGACAAAGCAACATGGCCGGACGAGGCGGCCTTATAAATGGCGCGTGGGACCAAAAAGTCCCTGCAGAGTGCCAGCCCAGTCCGAAGATCCTAAGGTTCAATGGCAAGCTTGCGTGGGAGGAGGCCCACGACCCTCTCCACGTGGACATTGACCATAAGGTCTCTGGCATTGGGCCAGGGATGTCCTTTGCCAACACATTGTTGGCAAAGGACCCCACCATCGGAGTGATTGGTTTGGTCCCATGCGCAGTTGGAGGAACCAAAATAGGGGAGTGGGAGAAAGGGATGAAGTTGTACAACGACATGATCGATCGGACCAAGGCCTCCCTCAAGGACGGAGGGGCTCTCCGGGCTCTCCTATGGTACCAAGGGGAATCCGACACGAAGTTTTTGCAAGATACTGAGTCGTACAAGGCCAAGTTTGAAAAGTTTATTGCTGACGTGCGTGCTGATTTGCAAATGCCCACATTGCCTGTTGTCCAg GTATTAGTGACATCTGGCGATGGTAAGTTCGTAGAAGAAATGAGAGCAAATCAGCAAGCGATCAAAGTTGCCAACTTGAAGCAAGTGGATTCGAAGGGGCTTGAGCTCATATTCGACAACGTGCATCTCTCGACCGTGGGGGCGATCAAGCTTGGGCAGATGTTGGCCGACGCCTTCCTCCAATTTTAG